A single window of Acidobacteriota bacterium DNA harbors:
- a CDS encoding phosphate ABC transporter substrate-binding protein, translated as MIETLGTKRVKTLATLSAALLAAVLATGAGCGRKTGGAGASVIQVKGSDTLVNVAQSWAEAFAKADPSVSVEVAGGGSGVGIAALGKGAIDIATASRDLKPEEKEQLKKTTGKDAREFTVGYDALAIYVHKDNPLQEISLDQLAAIFAEGGEITRWSQLGVTLPGVTDDTIVRVSRQSSSGTYEFFRDHVLGKKDFKLGSRDMNGSKEVVELIGGTRTALGYSGMGYASPAVKMLKLAARNGDPAVEPNVRNTLTKAYPLARSLHLFTAGEPEGAVRKFIDWVLSDAGQKILEECGYVPAPPAGGGK; from the coding sequence ATGATCGAGACGCTTGGAACGAAACGCGTGAAAACCCTGGCCACCCTCTCGGCGGCCCTCCTGGCGGCCGTCCTCGCGACAGGGGCGGGATGCGGGCGAAAAACCGGCGGCGCCGGGGCCTCCGTCATCCAGGTGAAGGGCTCCGACACCCTGGTCAACGTGGCCCAGTCCTGGGCCGAGGCTTTCGCGAAAGCCGACCCCTCCGTCAGCGTCGAGGTGGCCGGCGGCGGCTCCGGCGTGGGAATCGCCGCGCTGGGCAAGGGGGCCATCGACATCGCCACCGCCAGCCGGGACCTCAAGCCCGAGGAGAAGGAGCAGCTCAAGAAGACCACCGGGAAGGACGCCCGGGAGTTCACCGTCGGGTACGACGCCCTCGCCATCTACGTGCACAAGGACAACCCCCTGCAGGAAATCAGCCTGGATCAGCTCGCGGCCATCTTCGCGGAAGGCGGGGAGATCACCCGCTGGTCGCAGCTGGGCGTGACCCTGCCGGGCGTCACCGACGACACCATCGTCCGGGTGAGCCGGCAGTCCAGTTCGGGGACCTACGAGTTCTTCCGGGACCACGTGCTGGGAAAGAAGGACTTCAAACTGGGCTCCCGGGACATGAACGGCTCGAAGGAGGTGGTGGAACTGATCGGCGGGACCCGCACCGCCCTGGGCTACAGCGGGATGGGTTACGCGTCGCCCGCCGTGAAGATGCTGAAACTGGCTGCGCGGAACGGCGACCCCGCCGTGGAGCCGAACGTCCGGAACACCCTGACCAAGGCCTATCCCCTGGCCCGGTCCCTCCACCTCTTCACCGCCGGCGAACCCGAGGGGGCGGTGAGGAAATTCATCGACTGGGTCCTGTCGGACGCCGGCCAGAAAATACTGGAAGAGTGCGGTTACGTCCCGGCCCCCCCCGCCGGCGGCGGGAAATGA
- the pstA gene encoding phosphate ABC transporter permease PstA: protein MTFAGEPAAVETGDALGRDRPREAGPNPKPAVESASRFTRTPFVRRKERQESLVRWLLGLVASAMVLPLLAILVYLVWRAWPALSWEFLVEAPRRGMTEGGIWPAFVGTLYLVVISLAVAAPVGILAAIYLNEYARDNGFTRLINLAVLSLAGVPSIVHALFGLGAFVYAAGFGYSILAASLTLAIMTLPVIIASTKEALSAVPTSFREACWNVGATRWQTVRRVVLPNSVSGILTGVILQVSRAAGETAPIMFTGAVFFKAVQGGDLFPYALTDQCMALSMHLYTVSTQVPNVRDAMPYATAVVLLGAVLLVNAAAIGLRIWLRNRKKW, encoded by the coding sequence ATGACGTTCGCAGGTGAACCCGCCGCGGTCGAAACCGGGGATGCCCTGGGCCGGGACCGCCCCCGCGAGGCCGGCCCGAACCCGAAACCCGCGGTCGAATCGGCCTCCCGCTTCACCCGGACCCCCTTCGTCCGGCGAAAAGAGCGGCAGGAGTCCCTCGTCCGCTGGCTGCTGGGGCTGGTGGCTTCCGCCATGGTCCTGCCGCTGCTGGCTATCCTCGTCTACCTGGTCTGGCGCGCCTGGCCCGCCCTGAGCTGGGAATTCCTGGTGGAGGCCCCCCGCCGGGGGATGACGGAAGGCGGGATCTGGCCGGCCTTCGTGGGGACCCTCTACCTGGTGGTCATCTCCCTGGCCGTGGCGGCGCCCGTGGGTATCCTGGCGGCCATCTACCTCAACGAGTACGCCCGGGACAACGGGTTCACGCGTCTGATCAACCTGGCGGTCCTCTCCTTGGCCGGGGTGCCCAGCATCGTTCACGCCCTCTTCGGCCTCGGCGCCTTCGTCTACGCCGCCGGGTTCGGGTACTCCATCCTGGCGGCTTCCCTGACCCTGGCCATCATGACCCTGCCCGTGATCATCGCCAGCACCAAGGAGGCGTTGTCCGCCGTCCCCACGAGTTTCCGGGAAGCGTGCTGGAACGTGGGGGCCACCCGCTGGCAGACGGTGCGCCGCGTGGTTCTGCCCAACTCCGTCAGCGGCATCCTCACCGGCGTCATCCTTCAGGTCAGCCGGGCCGCGGGCGAGACCGCCCCCATCATGTTCACCGGCGCCGTCTTCTTCAAGGCGGTCCAGGGCGGCGACCTGTTTCCCTACGCCCTGACCGACCAGTGCATGGCCCTGTCCATGCACCTGTACACCGTGTCCACCCAGGTCCCCAACGTCCGGGACGCCATGCCCTACGCCACCGCCGTGGTGCTCCTCGGGGCGGTGCTCCTGGTCAACGCCGCCGCCATCGGCCTGCGCATCTGGCTGAGGAACCGGAAGAAATGGTGA
- the pstC gene encoding phosphate ABC transporter permease subunit PstC has protein sequence MDATAAENGPLAPAPAPPGPPGPRLPARRPLRAVWGERAIQSAVYFCGVSAILFILAILFFILREAFPVLGSEKFSLWQFLTSTEWYPTSASNVRYGTLALTAGTFAVTVLAMLIAVPFGLGGAIFVSEFCRPKMRETLKVTIELLAAIPSVVWGFIGLTVMSRLLVDYGGATVGVNMLNGGIVLALMSVPIIVSIGEDALKAVPDSYREAALAMGVTRWQMIRRVLLPAARNGLLAAVLLGVGRAVGETMAVLMATGHAIQIPHGLMDSVRTLTANIAAELGEAPAGSDHYRVLFLTGVLLFTLTLLVNLIADLVVRGRRKR, from the coding sequence ATGGACGCCACCGCCGCGGAAAACGGCCCGCTTGCCCCGGCTCCGGCCCCCCCCGGCCCTCCCGGGCCCCGGCTTCCCGCCCGGCGGCCGCTGCGGGCCGTCTGGGGGGAACGGGCCATCCAGTCGGCGGTCTATTTCTGCGGGGTCAGCGCCATCCTCTTCATCCTGGCCATCCTCTTTTTCATCCTCCGGGAAGCCTTCCCGGTCCTCGGGTCCGAGAAATTCTCCCTGTGGCAGTTCCTGACCAGCACCGAGTGGTACCCCACTTCCGCGAGCAACGTCCGTTACGGGACCCTGGCCCTGACGGCGGGGACCTTCGCCGTCACGGTCCTGGCCATGCTCATCGCGGTGCCCTTCGGCCTGGGCGGGGCGATCTTCGTCTCCGAGTTCTGCCGGCCGAAAATGAGGGAGACGCTCAAGGTGACCATCGAGTTGCTGGCCGCCATCCCCAGCGTGGTGTGGGGCTTCATCGGCCTGACGGTCATGAGCCGGCTCCTGGTGGACTACGGCGGGGCCACGGTGGGGGTCAACATGCTCAACGGCGGGATCGTCCTGGCCCTCATGAGCGTCCCCATCATCGTCTCCATCGGGGAAGACGCCCTCAAGGCCGTGCCCGACTCCTACCGCGAGGCGGCCCTGGCCATGGGGGTCACGCGCTGGCAAATGATCCGCCGGGTCCTGCTGCCGGCGGCCCGGAACGGGCTCCTGGCGGCGGTCCTGCTGGGCGTGGGGCGGGCGGTGGGGGAAACCATGGCCGTGCTCATGGCCACGGGACACGCCATCCAGATCCCTCACGGCCTGATGGACTCGGTTCGCACCCTGACCGCCAACATCGCGGCCGAGTTGGGGGAGGCCCCGGCCGGCTCGGACCACTACCGTGTCCTCTTCCTGACCGGGGTGCTGCTCTTCACCCTCACCCTGCTCGTGAATCTCATCGCCGACCTGGTGGTCCGAGGCCGGCGGAAGCGGTAG
- a CDS encoding ATP-binding cassette domain-containing protein, whose protein sequence is MVKENRDTHSTRPRDTCAVELDGFRLRFGHTEVLRGLTFEIRRHEIFGIIGPARSGKTSLLRCFNRTIDQAPDARTSGTLRVFGEDVRTVPDVQALRRTIGMVAPLPVGLPLSIYENVAFAPRCAGLNRRADLDLLVERCLRQAALWDEVKDRLNSLGTALSGGQQQRLTIARALSHQPKILCLDEFSIAIDPVTTMRIEDVLQELRREVTIVLVTNLTQQARRLADRTLFLLNGEIVELGPTDVVFSDNPANRKTYEYVNGIFG, encoded by the coding sequence ATGGTGAAGGAAAACCGGGACACTCACTCGACCCGCCCACGGGACACCTGCGCGGTGGAACTGGACGGTTTCCGCCTGCGCTTCGGCCACACCGAGGTCCTCCGCGGCCTCACGTTCGAGATCCGCCGACACGAGATCTTCGGGATCATCGGGCCCGCCCGGTCGGGGAAGACCTCGTTATTGCGCTGTTTCAACCGGACCATCGACCAGGCGCCCGACGCACGCACCTCCGGGACCCTCCGCGTTTTCGGGGAGGACGTCCGGACGGTGCCCGACGTGCAGGCCCTCCGGCGCACCATCGGCATGGTGGCCCCGCTGCCGGTGGGCCTCCCCCTGAGCATCTACGAGAACGTGGCCTTCGCCCCGCGCTGCGCCGGCCTCAACCGGCGGGCGGACCTGGACCTGCTGGTGGAGCGCTGCCTCCGCCAGGCGGCCCTCTGGGACGAGGTGAAAGACCGCCTGAACAGCCTGGGGACCGCCCTCTCGGGCGGCCAGCAGCAACGGCTGACCATCGCGAGGGCCCTCTCCCACCAGCCGAAGATCCTTTGCCTGGACGAGTTCTCCATCGCCATCGACCCCGTGACCACCATGCGCATCGAGGACGTCCTCCAGGAGCTCCGGCGGGAGGTCACCATCGTCCTGGTGACCAACCTGACCCAGCAGGCCCGCCGCCTGGCGGACCGCACCCTTTTCCTGCTGAACGGCGAAATCGTGGAGCTGGGGCCCACCGACGTCGTTTTCTCCGACAACCCCGCGAACCGGAAAACCTATGAGTACGTCAACGGCATCTTCGGCTGA